TTCTGcggaaaaatatttcaatttatgtgtcACTTTTCGTTTTTCGAGGGGACTGGCAATTTGGGCGTCTTCAAATttcttgaaatgaaatttttatatttgtaaactacttaaaaattaatataagtcacaataattgacaaTACAAACTAATTAAAAGATATGTGAAAAAGTTATGGTCATGATAGACatgtttgaatttcaaaataaaaaagtgaCACGTAAAATGGGTCAGAGGGAGTAGTGTTTATacattgttaattttttttttttttatgtatatatggtAGATGTCGAACTCGCTTGACTAGTTCACattttagttgattttgaaCTCGTTTAAATGAAAATCTTGGCTCAACATTTTATGATATTCATACAAGGTGGAAGGTTGGAGGAAATGTTTGGAAAAgtattttggtaacattttttGGTACTAAAGATTTGAAAAAGTATCTACTTTCTTGGTTTTTATGGAGTAAAAGTTGGGATATTTGGAAAGGAAATGATGTCTGCTCATTTGTGAAGGAAtgcattttctccctttttgcAGAAATACCAAATACcagaaaaataattcattttgaaaaatatttttctagccATACAAAAACACCTATATGTATGAAGTACTCCTCTTCATTTGTATTATAGAATTAAGGTCATAAGAGTTCATTTGTTTTTAATCTTGGTTAAATGTGACAGGGAGGCCTGTTGTAGGATTTCTTGGTTATTCACTTCATTCTAATGCTAGTCAAGTTGGATGTCATACTCGTGATGAGAACATTGGCAAACTAAAACTAGCTCAGGACCTAGCCGGTTTGGTTCAGGAATCTTTGAACTTAAAGGAGAAAAAATCCCAAGTATCTAAGAGATTGGTGCCTATGGTTGAGAAGTCGGTTGAGAATTCGGGAGGTGTGAAACATGGAGCATCACTGGCACAAAACTTAGCGAACTTGGTGGAAGAGTCCTATAATCTTGATGAGTCTAAACCTATGAATCGTGTGGAAAATAAAAGATTACTTGAACTACGGATAAAAAAGAGAGTTAAGGAACAGTATGTAAATGGGAAGTTTCAAAGCCTCATAAAGAATGTGGTTGCTAATCCAAAAACACTTTGTGATGCTTATGATTGTATTCGATTGAGTTCTAATGTTGATCTAGCATCTAATGGTGAGGATTTACCTTTTGAAGCCATGGCTGAAGAGCTATCTAGTGGGTGTTTTGATGTTAGTGCTAACACATATTCGATCTCGACTAAGGGAGCAAAGAAAGAAGTCCTTGTCTTTCCAAACGTTAAACTCAAAGTTGTTGAGGAAGCAATCAGAATAGTTTTAGAAGTTGTCTACCGGCCTCACTTTTCTAAGATATCGCATGGTTGTCGTAGCGGTAGGAGCCATTTATCTGCTCTTAAGTACATTTGCAAAGAGATAATGAATCCGAAGTGGTGGTTCACCTTGCCAATTTGCAGAAAGCTTGACAATCACATCTTAGCTAAACTCTTTTCGATTATGGAAGACAAGATAGATGATCCTTTCTTATATACGATAATACGTAGTATGTTTGACTGTGGAGTACTGAATTTAGAATTTGGCGGCTTTCCAAAAGGACATGGTCTCCCACAAGAAGGAGCATTGTCTCCAATTTTAATGAACATATATCTTGATCTCTTTGATCACGAAATGTACAGGTTGTCAATGAGATATGAAGCTATTGATAAAGGATCAAGCGCTGAAGAAAGTGCGCCCAACTCTGTGCTACGCAGTTGGTTCAGGAGACAGATATCTGGTAATGGTTCTCAAGAATGCCATGATTTGGGCTACTCTGAAATTAGGGTGCATTGTTGCCGCTTCATGGATGAGATTCTTATTGCCATCTCTGGTCCCAAAGACGTAGCTGTTGCCATCAAGTCTGAAACTGAAAATTACTTTAAGAATTCTctttatttagaatttgaaaatgaaatagaCGTTTTTCCATGTGATGGGCGTACTGGCATTCGCTTTCTGGGTAGTGTGATTAAAAGAAGCCTGAAAGAGAGTCCAGCTGTAAAGGCCGTTCACaaattgaaggaaaaaatagaattatttgCTTCGCAGAAAGAGCACTCTTGGGACACTGGGACAGCAAGAATTGGAAAGAAATGGCTGGCTCATGGGTTGAAGAAGGTAAAAGAATCAGAGATCAAGCATCTCTCTGATGGTAGTTCTCTTTTGAGCCAAATTTCGTGTTTTAGAAAAGATGGGATGGAAACAGATCATTGGTACAAAGTCTTACTAAAAGTTTGGATGCAAAATAAAAAGGTTAAATGTGAAACGAACGAGGATGTTATCTTATCTAAGCATATAGTTGAACCAGCTCTCCCTCATGATCTGAGAGATTCGTATTATGAGTTCCAAAAGCGTGTTCAGGAATATATATCTTCTGAGACAGCTTCGACTCTTGCCCTGTTGCCAAACTCCAACTGTTCATCATTTACGACACAGATCATAGCTCCAATCAGCATCATAAAGAAGCGGCTTTTTCGATATGGATTGACAAACTCCAAAGGTTATTCCCGGCCATGTCATCTGCTAGTTTTTTGGGATGACAATGAAATTGTTGACTGGTATGCAGGTTTAATCTGCCGGTGGCAGAGATGGTACACCGAGTGTGACAACTTTAATGAGGTAAAGCTCATTATTTGCAATCAAGTAAGGTTGTCTTGCATCAGAACTCTGGCGATGAAATATAGGATCCATGAGAGTGAGATAGAGAAGAAATTTGATTCTGAATTGCGCAGAATTCCTGCAACTGAAGATCTGGAGCTTGAGATAACCAGTGAAGCAACAAATTGCGAAGCTGTTGATAATGACGCCTTAATGTATGGAATAACATACAGTGGAATATGTTTATTCTCTTTAGCAAGAATGGTGAGTCAGTCGCGTCCTTGCAATTGCTTTGTTATAGGATGTTCAGCTGCAGCTCCTCGCGTATACACTCTTCACGTGATGGAAAGACAAAGATTCCCTGGTTGGAAGACTGGATTTTCTAATTGTATCCATCCCAGTTTACATAGAAGGCGACTTGGCTTGTGTAAACATCATCTGAAGGATCTACTTCTTGGCTATATCTCGCTTCAATCTATTAATTTCAGTGCTTGGTAAGGAAACGACTTCCTAGATGCGAACTGGTAAATATTCTGCTGCATGAACACTCAATAGTTGGAGTAGATGGACTGGAGAAAACAGGAAGATGGAAAAATCTCgtaatttttttgaagatttatCTTTGTTGTCTTTATGTGATTGAATTACATTCATCATTATCATGGGATTATGATAATGTTTTGACTTCAGAATGTCCACATCAACTTGGCTGTGTCAAATCAATGGTAAAAGTTCAAAGTTTCTAGGTAGCTGCCTTGAATTCTATCAAAGTTGTATGTTGTTGGTCTGATACTCAGAACACATATGGCTCAAAGAAACTAATGTGAAGGTAAATTCATTTGGTAGGTGGATACAGGATACGGAAcaagttattcatgtattagttTCCGTACTACTTAAATTAATATGATGTTTGGTTGACAATATTAAAAACTGCATAACCAATACATGTACAAGTTGGTATGAGAAaatctatgtattattttattgcATAACTTTAGTCAGCTATGAAACGACCCTTGAATGCTCAATGAAGTTTATCTTCCTGCTTTCAGTTTAGGCTGTTGTTACATTATCTTTTTGTGTATTCTCAAAATTGTGAAAAGTGTACATTTTGCAGACAAAAAGTTTGTGAAACAAGCCGAGATTTTCTTGCAAAAAAACAGATGGTGAATCTaatgaaaatgaattttattttacctAAACAAAGATTAAACTAGTAGATGGTTGATGTACAAATTTGAACAACACTGACAGCACATTTTACATGCCAATGTTAAATATATTGGCTGAAAACTGGAATATTTGCTTGCAAACCAATATAAACACTTGAACAGAAATAAATCATATGCTTAAGATTTTGCCTGATGAAGTTCTTAAATCTGTACCCAAAAGATAGGGTTTTAAGGTCTACATATACGTTCCTAAACCCCACTTTTGAGATTACACTGAACAAACAAATATTGTTGGGAGGTTAATATATCTGTCAAGCCACCTATAGATAGTTCAAGCATGCACCAAATAAAGAACATAATCATTCTGCACGTTTCTATGCATCTTAACAGTTGAAAAAAAAACCAAACTTGGTGAACATCAATGATTCCACAGACCAAAGGCATGATGTTCACCAAACTCTTACCAGAACTGTGCATAGAATTTACAGAAATGTTTAAAAGGTTTGCCATTGTCGATATTCAATTGTTCATAGACTTTCATCAGGATTGGTTGAGGATTGTCCAAGTTTCATATATTACATCAAGTCATAGGTGTAGTCGATCTCCTCGTGAGGTGAAAAGAAGGAAAGTCCAAATACCCAGCAGAAGAAACAAATATGTACAAACTACTTTTACATGGTATCAAGATCTACAACATGACCACACTTCTCACGGAATCATGAATGTGCTTTAAGCAACTTTTGGTAGACCAAGTCGATAAACTGATTGTCCtgcaaaaaaattaagaatcaataatagaaaatatcatGTATGTGAGCTGCATGTTATTGATGAAACTACAATGATACAATTACTAAAATCTAATCATGATCATCATGCCAAGGCATTCTTCATCTCAACCATTCACCAATGGTTGGTCGAACACTTTTCAGTATTTTCAGGAATAGGCTGGTGGCAATGTGCCAAGTTACAGGTCGAGCTTGAGATTACGTGTAAAATATATCCAACTGGAAATGAGATCGAGAACTTAAAGAGACTCTTTACAAAAAGAAACTTTTCACTTGTTTAGACTTTAGACAGCAGATGGGAACCATAGCTCTCTAAACATTGAAAAGGAAATTGCACATTAGAAGAAATATGAAGTCAAAACCAAGAATTAATTTGACGGGGCATCTTAAGATACTAACTGATGCTTCATcagttaaaaatttaaacaagcCACCTTGGATGTAACTTCTACAATAACagatatcttttaattttttaccaaCTTTAAgtacttaaataaataaaaccgAGAGATCTTGATAAAGTAAATAAGAACATAGATCTAGCATTCTTTAACCCNNNNNNNNNNNNNNNNNNNNNNNNNNNNNNNNNNNNNNNNNNNNNNNNNNNNNNNNNNNNNNNNNNNNNNNNNNNNNNNNNNNNNNNNNNNNNNNNNNNNNNNNNNNNNNNNNNNNNNNNNNNNNNNNNNNNNNNNNNNNNNNNNNNNNNNNNNNNNNNNNNNNNNNNNNNNNNNNNNNNNNNNNNNNNNNNNNNNNNNNNNNNNNNNNNNNNNNNNNNNNNNNNNNNNNNNNNNNNNNNNNNNNNNNNNNNNNNNNNNNNNNNNNNNNNNNNNNNNNNNNNNNNNNNNNNNNNNNNNNNNNNNNNNNNNNNNNNNNNNNNNNNNNNNNNNNNNNNNNNNNNNNNNNNNNNNNNNNNNNNNNNNNNNNNNNNNNNNNNNNNNNNNNNNNNNNN
The nucleotide sequence above comes from Solanum pennellii chromosome 9, SPENNV200. Encoded proteins:
- the LOC107029396 gene encoding nuclear intron maturase 4, mitochondrial — encoded protein: MVHKYTSLLQNLHFLSRNSSSVIGRPVVGFLGYSLHSNASQVGCHTRDENIGKLKLAQDLAGLVQESLNLKEKKSQVSKRLVPMVEKSVENSGGVKHGASLAQNLANLVEESYNLDESKPMNRVENKRLLELRIKKRVKEQYVNGKFQSLIKNVVANPKTLCDAYDCIRLSSNVDLASNGEDLPFEAMAEELSSGCFDVSANTYSISTKGAKKEVLVFPNVKLKVVEEAIRIVLEVVYRPHFSKISHGCRSGRSHLSALKYICKEIMNPKWWFTLPICRKLDNHILAKLFSIMEDKIDDPFLYTIIRSMFDCGVLNLEFGGFPKGHGLPQEGALSPILMNIYLDLFDHEMYRLSMRYEAIDKGSSAEESAPNSVLRSWFRRQISGNGSQECHDLGYSEIRVHCCRFMDEILIAISGPKDVAVAIKSETENYFKNSLYLEFENEIDVFPCDGRTGIRFLGSVIKRSLKESPAVKAVHKLKEKIELFASQKEHSWDTGTARIGKKWLAHGLKKVKESEIKHLSDGSSLLSQISCFRKDGMETDHWYKVLLKVWMQNKKVKCETNEDVILSKHIVEPALPHDLRDSYYEFQKRVQEYISSETASTLALLPNSNCSSFTTQIIAPISIIKKRLFRYGLTNSKGYSRPCHLLVFWDDNEIVDWYAGLICRWQRWYTECDNFNEVKLIICNQVRLSCIRTLAMKYRIHESEIEKKFDSELRRIPATEDLELEITSEATNCEAVDNDALMYGITYSGICLFSLARMVSQSRPCNCFVIGCSAAAPRVYTLHVMERQRFPGWKTGFSNCIHPSLHRRRLGLCKHHLKDLLLGYISLQSINFSAW